From the Oleiphilus messinensis genome, one window contains:
- a CDS encoding hybrid non-ribosomal peptide synthetase/type I polyketide synthase encodes MDKQAGMLPFYTTIVDCLETRARETPEKLAFQFLPDGTSLSYFQLQQNAAALAEELLDQGRAGDRVLLLFQPGLEFIIAYMGCLYAGMVAVPMHPPKKNHHSKRSHTAERLAVVVDDAQSHLILANPEIVDHHADDLSFTEAGLKTCWLPVSVSERAHSDYKPSTKSSDLAFLQYTSGSTSKPKGVMVSHNNLILNLDELYRCFEHDDQSIMVSWLPHFHDLGLIYGILVPLYGGTPCYLMAPATFVRNPVYWLETISKYEATHSAAPNFAYQLCVDAVSDDNIQHLDLKQWRMACNAAEPVRVDTLRAFSNKFASAGFQSTTFSPSYGLAEATVKVSITRGADEPHILYVSKSALAQGRIELFATPDERATPIIGCGRVDSDTKSVIVDPATCKPCASLTVGEVWVQGPSVASGYWRNEQATRDTFNAYLSSETSDALNANDTVNRTNSEKPFLRTGDLGFILDGELYLTGRLKDLIIIDGVNLYPQDIETTVTSSSDLFSNDNAAAFSVNRNGEEKLVVMQEIHKTVDLETVDKGKITQLLGKIRTEIFEQHEVAVNAIVLLPPYSIRKTTSGKIQRQANKTAFEAQQIAPVYLWCSPEMTSPGEPDQGQRLPETDALKATLYEQVRQLISAETGQILNQIDKNATFADFGLSSKRIVLIIAKLETLLSITLPQTLPYDAPSIDAFINHIQNLLDPGKPDRTSQHYPPNDEFIQQKAHIPPATENDIAIIGIGCRFPESDSPDVLWENLINGVDCVSEVPQERWDINAYYAEEPQTPGKTNSRWGGFLKDIEKFDARFFGISVLEAETVDPHQRLLMEVAWETFENAKIVPSNLAGTSTGVFIGLSNTEFQRLAFQDESKLKTHTSTGSSPSVAAGRLSYLWDLRGPALTIDTACSSSLVAVHQACESLRRGESTLALAGGVNLLLSPAGSISLSWGNMLSPRGRCHSFDANADGYVRSEGCGLVLLKPLTAALADGNTIHAIIKGSSVNQDGHSSGLTAPNGLAQQALIKQATALAGISPAEIQYVETHGTGTPLGDPVEINSLVNTLKAGRSEHQGCVFGSVKSAIGHLEAAAGIAGLIKTVLCMQHEYIPANLHFRQLNPGINLHDSRFTIADQSKKWHSPRYAGVSSFGFSGTNAHVILQNPRINSKYSEYAKTTVTTPTPNQVSQQERSTILAISAKSESALSDLISGHASIIAQLINRTPSLALTNQRWADYCFTNNTSRAGFSCRCTIVSHSFQNALSQLQALRDQRQVREENQAQVSMIAPQMNQRPVVWLFSGQGAQYSGMMRSLYHAYPVFKDTIDQCAKIADAHPDLYALNGAPFVDTLFSIETDLSQTKFTQPALYACEVALAKLWQSLGIQPQLVLGHSLGEFSAACIAGFFTLEQGMQLVLERGRLMQAQPAGEMLAVLSDRNQIAQLIDQHPDSEELKTISLAADNAPNALVYSGSQTVMDKLHRILNDAGIPNRALAVSHAFHNPAMQPVVEPFALKLSELKTGDAPRDQSSTIKYPTLVSNVTANAFNDTEKLISIEYWKQHTLGTVEFRKSIEFVLSSLEPKKEDSLEPKKENSLEPGKIDSRNTNTTPVFMEIGPGNTLTQLAKKCAKNWSDTRLNLDTQLNSDTTSNKGECQRVILFSGIKAPAVTDADNQHSRIPRAELTSFLTNVAQLWEQGFQVNWQCFPGNPLDHRYSLPTYPWQRKRYWPDSQPGALQTSNPVRSQAQVGQSILLGAMQTIAGSGQHSAFMVYSNALNPEHHRYLQGHKIHGQCIFPGAAFIEMALIAATKLKYDNFETSNDILICLNAQFKRPILLDSESVTLQTHVQSSAPPNASGDQDYTLSIFSHRQTPNPGDPINDNRWLEHAQMSIQRHSAPTVIKKHSGIPSSLDLNRYPQTITGKQFYEQWAYRGNQWTGDFQSIEQLWVNKQDCWGKIKFSPKEKAPDAFLFHPGLLDACAQCLAPLAPTGAGAFVGHSLEKLTLWKRPSGGHFWVHSRLERPIDGTDQTVSGTILKGTLEVYDDQDGLIAQLEGLTIQFIGVEQAANAPLEHLNGHSKPDNESSLSTFIETWQDFHPPNNIDQTDPLNEPLKIAIFPIPDDLPLTPLALGALNTETAPDQVRCINPDTADQEIGFSQLLVPLDFSAVEESATGLAPTLNALSLLLTRINQYKSGTNTRKIWLIIKSDATTMDRALLAFTRAFSAEHPDIWGGIVLVKEYFDASSLSSIFDLIAYRESESPSVTALNQYLFNSGIFKTPAIEQIIPDLKDNTQGNLPVKGSGVYLITGGLGGLGLVWADWLAKQGAKRIVLLGRTPLPDRRDWPALLESAAPELKKEREAINTILTLEENGVSITVQSVDVGNYTAFSQWLELWHKTHPAIRGVIHAAGVATPCDVEAISEQFLYEQLAAKIDGVRALADFKAEDSFDFLLLFSSVSALLPSPHLSAYAAANAWLSGFAESRENTLSVQWGAFSDRGMLAHINNTGLNSLSAARLTHLLWQRSQGDSSRRVMTVVGESASLFQAQLQSAPSFEQVVIATESSTNFGERLRSQTFDKNGSEENIKDRIFNILEPLLNVDSKSINETVSLIDLGLDSLLAVELRAKIQNIYNVSIPMVSLLKGITIRELALDIENLLKIESHPSPALEATITASLDAPYALAYNQQAQWFIHQLQPASSAYHVSFAARFSFDSQAHGLARKLESTLSLIINQHPVLKNGFFVDSDSEEPLQRPQHSDMPIPFTLSEVNDQSEDPHSSQEMLRNTVVECYQAPFDLEKPPLIRAHWIYEKSKSEQGILLLVAHHIVCDGWSLWYLIEELKRHLGGSVDKEAKPEEELTAYPLFVEQQRQYIASQKGTDLAEYWANKGYGKLEPLNLPVMRSNRGAPSPDGKAFHTSLPDLLNKQLRAQAQRCGVTLFSLMLSAYHVLLHKVCRQEQVLVGTPIHGRFDSRFLGTVGNFVNLVPVESRFRAEATVREYVQAQHAVTLDNLDHGEYPLTLIIEQSGALRTDTQNTFIQTSFIMQKPPGDAELIKLFMESEEHAPELLWGDVKLSPYLLPQQMGQFPLAMEIADSETNLNLFLKYDNHLFSAFQISQLAFAYVEILNQFACQPDKPLSEVALHAPKSELDSFNPKNKVAVNQEPVSLVSRIIKQAERHPNRPAVSDGQTSLTYSELVRKAHIIASEIQTALENAPLQNQSHLQNRGHRIGICARRTTDMICGMLGILFSGNSYLPLDALQPVQRLKYQLNDSGARLLILDKQLDSYARINEHLDEFFSLDLNHQSNPLDHSLDGYVSTVDYEKIAPDAIAYVIYTSGTTGKPKGVPVQHSQVIHLVDALAKEIYSTLNGPQRVALIANTVFDASVQQIFSSLVYGHHLFVVPEMARQDMHQLAEFLAQHEITVTDCTPSLLQQLIAVKPNLSSVAALIVGGEQFPVELAQYVQSNNPQLQIFNVYGPTECCVDAALAAPGSADLEKLDRTRALPIGQPLGQTELFIVDPWYQPVGPGIQGEILIAGPGVSAGYLNRAELSERNFLNLPNLSDSKVYRTGDIGYRLANGDIQLIGREDSQVKVRGYRIELGEIESCLKHHDNVMDCAVIVRKSLQQIIAFVVLKNTSLPAPDFVKSQIIAELKSLATAVLTDYMQPNLIQVVDHIPLTSSGKLDNRLLESWSVDQTADAVQSLTPLESQIAKIWCSALGLQSIGRQDNFFDLGGHSLLLSKVQLGITRATGKDIAMVDLFANPTLGQMASLLKQENTSESVTPVNSVETNKRSRPNRLSDRRNRRRQTPTA; translated from the coding sequence ATGGATAAGCAAGCCGGAATGCTGCCGTTTTACACAACTATTGTTGACTGCCTGGAAACAAGAGCACGGGAAACACCTGAGAAGCTGGCCTTTCAGTTCTTGCCTGACGGCACTTCACTCTCCTATTTTCAACTACAGCAAAACGCGGCGGCCCTCGCAGAAGAGCTGCTTGATCAAGGCCGCGCGGGAGATCGAGTACTGTTGTTGTTTCAACCGGGCCTTGAGTTCATTATCGCCTACATGGGGTGTCTATATGCGGGGATGGTTGCGGTACCCATGCATCCCCCCAAAAAGAACCATCACTCGAAACGAAGCCATACCGCCGAGAGACTGGCTGTCGTGGTAGATGATGCGCAAAGTCACCTTATTCTTGCAAATCCTGAGATTGTTGACCATCACGCGGATGATTTGTCTTTCACAGAAGCTGGCCTGAAAACATGCTGGTTACCGGTCTCGGTTTCCGAACGAGCGCACTCAGACTACAAACCCTCAACTAAATCATCTGATCTGGCATTTTTGCAGTACACATCAGGTTCAACCTCCAAACCGAAAGGGGTGATGGTCAGTCATAACAATCTGATTCTAAATCTGGATGAGTTATACCGCTGTTTTGAACATGATGATCAATCAATTATGGTGAGTTGGCTGCCTCATTTTCATGATCTCGGTTTGATCTATGGCATACTCGTGCCTCTCTACGGCGGAACACCTTGTTATTTGATGGCACCAGCAACCTTTGTGAGAAACCCGGTGTACTGGCTGGAAACCATCAGCAAATACGAAGCGACCCACAGTGCAGCCCCCAATTTTGCTTACCAACTCTGTGTTGATGCCGTCAGTGATGACAACATACAGCACCTCGATCTCAAACAGTGGCGAATGGCATGTAATGCTGCAGAGCCTGTCCGAGTAGACACGCTCCGTGCCTTCAGCAACAAGTTTGCTTCAGCGGGGTTCCAAAGCACTACATTTTCCCCCAGCTATGGTTTAGCTGAAGCGACGGTCAAAGTGTCTATCACTCGGGGAGCTGATGAGCCACACATCCTGTACGTTAGCAAATCTGCGCTGGCACAGGGTCGAATCGAATTGTTCGCCACTCCGGACGAACGCGCTACGCCGATCATCGGCTGTGGGCGGGTTGATTCAGATACAAAAAGCGTAATTGTCGACCCTGCGACATGCAAACCCTGCGCATCACTCACCGTAGGTGAAGTGTGGGTACAAGGCCCATCCGTCGCATCAGGCTATTGGCGAAACGAACAAGCGACTCGCGATACATTCAACGCGTATCTATCAAGTGAAACGTCTGATGCGCTCAATGCGAATGATACGGTTAATCGCACGAATTCAGAAAAGCCTTTTCTGCGCACAGGAGATCTAGGTTTCATTCTGGATGGCGAATTATACCTCACGGGTCGATTGAAAGATCTGATTATCATAGATGGTGTCAACTTATATCCTCAAGATATAGAAACAACCGTCACCAGCAGTTCAGATCTGTTTAGTAACGACAACGCCGCTGCCTTTTCTGTTAACCGTAACGGTGAAGAAAAATTAGTAGTGATGCAGGAGATCCATAAAACCGTTGACCTTGAAACTGTCGACAAAGGCAAAATTACGCAACTGCTTGGTAAAATTCGCACAGAAATATTCGAACAACATGAAGTCGCCGTAAATGCAATTGTCCTGTTGCCGCCTTACAGCATACGTAAAACCACAAGTGGTAAAATCCAGAGACAGGCCAATAAAACGGCGTTTGAGGCACAACAGATTGCACCGGTTTACCTGTGGTGTTCCCCGGAAATGACTTCACCGGGCGAACCAGATCAGGGGCAAAGACTCCCGGAAACGGATGCGCTCAAAGCCACGCTCTATGAACAGGTGCGTCAGCTTATTTCAGCAGAAACTGGCCAAATACTGAATCAGATAGACAAAAACGCAACCTTTGCCGATTTTGGACTCAGTTCAAAACGTATTGTTTTAATAATTGCCAAACTCGAAACACTCCTTTCCATTACCTTACCACAGACCCTGCCCTACGACGCGCCTTCGATTGATGCCTTTATTAACCATATCCAAAACCTTCTGGATCCGGGAAAGCCAGACCGCACAAGTCAGCATTACCCACCCAATGATGAGTTCATCCAACAAAAAGCCCATATCCCGCCCGCTACTGAAAATGATATCGCGATCATCGGGATTGGCTGCCGATTTCCAGAATCAGACTCGCCGGATGTGCTTTGGGAGAACCTGATAAACGGCGTTGATTGTGTTTCAGAAGTTCCACAGGAACGCTGGGATATCAACGCTTATTATGCCGAAGAACCCCAAACCCCAGGCAAAACCAACTCTCGTTGGGGAGGCTTCCTCAAGGATATTGAAAAATTCGATGCCCGGTTTTTTGGCATATCTGTGCTCGAAGCAGAAACAGTCGACCCACACCAACGCCTGTTGATGGAAGTGGCGTGGGAAACATTCGAAAACGCGAAAATCGTTCCCTCAAATCTTGCCGGGACTTCAACGGGTGTGTTTATCGGACTGAGTAACACTGAATTCCAAAGATTGGCGTTTCAGGATGAATCGAAATTAAAAACCCACACGAGCACAGGTAGCTCACCCAGCGTGGCTGCAGGGAGGCTTTCCTATCTATGGGATTTACGAGGGCCGGCACTTACTATTGATACAGCTTGCTCCTCGTCACTTGTAGCGGTTCATCAGGCCTGTGAATCACTACGGCGAGGTGAATCGACGCTTGCCCTGGCTGGCGGGGTCAATCTTCTGCTTTCCCCTGCCGGTTCAATCAGTCTTTCCTGGGGGAACATGTTATCACCCAGAGGGCGATGCCACAGCTTCGACGCCAATGCTGATGGCTATGTCAGGAGTGAGGGTTGTGGTCTGGTCTTGCTCAAACCACTAACAGCAGCATTGGCAGATGGAAACACAATCCATGCAATCATCAAAGGCTCATCCGTGAATCAGGATGGACACAGCAGTGGATTGACTGCCCCGAACGGTCTTGCTCAACAGGCGTTGATCAAACAGGCGACAGCCCTGGCCGGTATTTCACCCGCTGAAATTCAGTATGTCGAAACCCATGGAACCGGTACACCTTTGGGGGACCCCGTTGAAATCAACTCACTCGTGAACACATTGAAAGCTGGTCGATCCGAGCATCAGGGGTGCGTATTCGGTTCGGTCAAAAGTGCAATAGGTCATCTTGAGGCCGCTGCGGGTATTGCGGGGTTGATTAAAACTGTGTTGTGCATGCAACATGAATACATACCGGCCAATCTACATTTTAGACAGTTAAACCCCGGGATAAATCTGCACGATTCACGATTCACCATCGCGGATCAATCAAAAAAATGGCATTCGCCTCGATATGCCGGGGTAAGCTCCTTCGGATTCAGCGGAACCAATGCCCACGTCATCCTGCAAAATCCCCGGATTAACAGCAAATACTCAGAATATGCCAAGACCACAGTAACAACACCAACACCGAATCAAGTATCGCAACAGGAAAGGTCAACGATTCTGGCGATCAGTGCAAAATCTGAAAGCGCCCTGTCAGACCTGATAAGCGGTCATGCAAGCATCATTGCTCAGCTAATTAACCGAACCCCATCTTTAGCGCTCACCAATCAAAGATGGGCTGACTACTGTTTCACGAACAATACTTCACGTGCCGGATTTTCCTGCCGCTGCACAATCGTCAGTCACAGTTTTCAGAACGCTTTGAGTCAACTACAAGCACTACGCGATCAACGGCAAGTACGGGAGGAGAATCAGGCTCAGGTTTCGATGATTGCCCCCCAGATGAATCAGCGCCCTGTCGTTTGGTTGTTCAGTGGTCAAGGTGCACAATATTCAGGGATGATGCGATCGCTGTACCATGCCTATCCGGTCTTTAAAGACACCATTGACCAATGCGCCAAAATTGCCGATGCCCATCCTGATCTTTACGCTCTCAACGGGGCACCCTTCGTTGACACGCTTTTCAGTATCGAGACGGATCTGAGCCAAACAAAATTTACCCAGCCAGCACTCTACGCTTGTGAAGTTGCATTGGCCAAACTATGGCAATCGCTCGGTATTCAGCCACAACTCGTTTTAGGGCATAGTCTTGGAGAATTCAGTGCCGCCTGTATCGCCGGTTTCTTCACACTTGAACAAGGCATGCAATTGGTGCTTGAAAGAGGACGCCTGATGCAGGCCCAGCCTGCCGGCGAAATGCTGGCGGTTTTATCCGACCGAAATCAGATCGCACAGCTCATTGATCAACACCCTGATTCAGAAGAATTAAAGACAATTTCACTCGCCGCTGACAATGCCCCTAATGCTCTGGTCTACAGCGGTTCACAAACGGTGATGGATAAATTACACCGTATACTCAATGATGCAGGTATTCCTAATCGCGCTCTTGCGGTATCCCATGCCTTCCATAATCCGGCAATGCAGCCAGTCGTTGAACCCTTTGCGCTCAAACTGTCCGAACTTAAGACTGGTGACGCCCCCAGAGATCAATCGTCAACAATAAAATACCCGACTTTAGTTTCCAATGTAACTGCCAACGCCTTCAACGATACTGAGAAATTGATCAGTATCGAATATTGGAAGCAACACACCCTCGGTACGGTTGAATTCCGAAAATCAATTGAGTTTGTATTGAGCAGCCTTGAACCTAAAAAAGAAGACAGTCTTGAACCTAAAAAAGAAAACAGCCTTGAACCCGGAAAAATAGACAGCCGTAATACAAATACAACTCCAGTCTTCATGGAAATCGGCCCCGGGAATACTCTGACTCAGCTGGCAAAAAAATGCGCGAAAAATTGGTCAGATACAAGGTTAAATTTAGATACACAGTTAAATTCAGATACAACGTCAAATAAAGGAGAATGCCAGCGGGTCATTTTATTTTCGGGCATAAAAGCACCAGCTGTGACCGATGCAGACAACCAACATTCAAGAATACCTCGAGCGGAATTGACCTCGTTTCTAACGAACGTCGCCCAATTGTGGGAACAAGGATTCCAGGTTAATTGGCAGTGTTTTCCAGGCAACCCGCTTGATCATCGCTACTCCCTACCCACATACCCCTGGCAACGCAAACGCTATTGGCCAGATTCTCAACCGGGAGCGTTGCAGACATCAAATCCGGTCCGCTCTCAAGCCCAAGTCGGGCAGTCAATATTATTGGGAGCTATGCAGACCATTGCTGGTTCAGGTCAGCATTCCGCTTTTATGGTCTACAGCAACGCACTCAACCCGGAACACCATCGATACCTGCAAGGCCACAAAATTCATGGGCAATGCATTTTCCCCGGTGCCGCATTTATTGAGATGGCGCTGATTGCGGCAACGAAATTAAAGTATGACAACTTCGAGACCAGCAATGACATCTTGATCTGTTTAAATGCACAGTTTAAACGCCCTATTCTTCTCGATTCTGAGTCGGTAACGTTGCAAACTCATGTCCAATCGAGTGCGCCACCCAATGCATCAGGTGATCAAGATTATACTTTGAGTATATTCAGTCACCGGCAAACACCCAATCCCGGAGACCCAATTAACGATAACCGTTGGCTGGAGCACGCCCAAATGTCGATTCAACGGCATTCCGCTCCAACGGTCATCAAAAAACATTCAGGGATTCCAAGCTCACTAGACCTGAACCGATACCCACAAACCATCACCGGAAAACAGTTCTATGAGCAGTGGGCATACCGGGGTAATCAATGGACCGGTGATTTCCAGAGTATCGAACAACTCTGGGTTAACAAACAAGACTGCTGGGGAAAAATCAAGTTTTCGCCTAAAGAAAAAGCCCCTGATGCCTTCCTGTTTCATCCGGGGCTTCTGGATGCTTGTGCTCAATGCCTGGCACCGCTTGCTCCAACTGGAGCCGGGGCATTTGTGGGTCATTCCCTTGAAAAATTAACGTTGTGGAAACGACCCTCGGGTGGCCATTTCTGGGTTCATAGTAGACTTGAGCGTCCGATAGACGGCACAGACCAAACAGTGTCAGGTACGATACTGAAAGGAACCCTTGAGGTTTACGATGATCAGGATGGGCTAATAGCGCAACTTGAGGGACTCACCATTCAATTTATCGGTGTTGAACAGGCTGCGAACGCGCCTCTGGAACACTTGAATGGTCACTCGAAGCCGGACAACGAATCGAGTCTTTCTACATTTATTGAGACCTGGCAAGATTTTCACCCTCCGAACAACATTGACCAAACCGATCCGCTCAATGAGCCTCTCAAGATCGCAATCTTCCCAATTCCCGACGACCTACCGTTAACTCCATTGGCACTTGGTGCACTCAATACCGAAACAGCACCAGATCAAGTCCGCTGTATCAACCCAGACACAGCGGATCAAGAAATAGGTTTTAGTCAGCTCCTTGTGCCATTGGATTTCTCAGCGGTTGAGGAATCGGCAACGGGTCTGGCACCCACGTTAAACGCTTTGAGCCTATTGCTTACTCGTATCAATCAATATAAATCCGGAACCAATACGCGAAAAATCTGGCTGATTATCAAATCCGATGCAACCACAATGGACCGGGCGCTTCTCGCGTTTACCCGTGCTTTTAGCGCAGAGCATCCAGACATCTGGGGCGGAATTGTGCTAGTAAAAGAGTATTTTGATGCCTCATCACTCTCCAGTATTTTTGATTTGATAGCATACCGAGAAAGCGAGAGCCCATCGGTAACCGCACTCAATCAATATTTGTTCAATTCGGGCATTTTCAAGACACCTGCAATTGAGCAAATTATCCCTGATCTTAAAGACAATACTCAGGGTAACCTGCCCGTCAAAGGCTCGGGAGTGTATTTGATCACAGGGGGTCTTGGCGGGTTGGGATTAGTCTGGGCTGACTGGCTGGCCAAACAAGGTGCCAAGCGCATCGTTTTGCTGGGCCGGACACCATTACCGGATCGCAGAGATTGGCCCGCCTTACTTGAATCCGCAGCACCTGAACTGAAAAAAGAGCGAGAAGCAATCAACACCATCCTCACCCTTGAAGAAAACGGGGTAAGTATCACGGTTCAATCAGTGGATGTGGGTAATTACACAGCATTCAGCCAATGGCTTGAATTGTGGCACAAGACTCATCCTGCGATAAGGGGTGTCATCCATGCCGCAGGGGTGGCAACGCCTTGTGATGTAGAAGCGATATCAGAACAATTCTTATACGAACAGTTAGCTGCCAAAATAGACGGGGTTCGCGCGCTTGCTGATTTTAAAGCAGAAGATTCTTTTGATTTTCTGCTTTTGTTTTCTTCTGTTTCTGCGCTTTTACCCTCACCCCATCTCTCCGCGTACGCTGCGGCTAATGCCTGGCTATCCGGTTTTGCCGAGTCCCGGGAGAACACACTTTCCGTGCAATGGGGCGCGTTCTCAGATCGGGGTATGCTTGCCCATATCAACAACACCGGACTCAATTCACTAAGTGCAGCTCGACTCACGCACTTACTTTGGCAACGCAGCCAGGGAGACAGTAGCCGCCGGGTAATGACCGTCGTCGGTGAATCAGCAAGCCTTTTCCAAGCTCAGCTTCAATCTGCGCCATCATTTGAGCAGGTTGTCATTGCAACCGAGAGTTCGACCAATTTTGGCGAAAGGTTACGCAGCCAGACCTTCGATAAAAATGGTTCCGAAGAAAATATAAAAGACCGAATATTCAATATATTAGAACCACTACTTAATGTAGACTCAAAATCAATCAATGAAACAGTCTCATTAATCGACTTGGGCCTCGACTCGTTGCTAGCAGTAGAACTCAGAGCCAAAATTCAAAATATTTATAATGTATCCATTCCGATGGTTTCGCTTTTAAAAGGCATAACTATCAGAGAATTAGCACTGGATATTGAAAATCTACTTAAGATAGAGAGCCACCCTTCCCCTGCACTTGAGGCTACGATCACCGCTTCTTTGGATGCTCCATACGCGCTAGCCTACAATCAACAAGCGCAGTGGTTTATCCATCAGTTACAGCCGGCAAGCTCCGCCTACCATGTGTCCTTTGCAGCCCGGTTTTCTTTTGATAGTCAGGCACACGGGTTAGCCCGTAAACTTGAATCAACACTGTCTTTGATTATTAACCAACACCCAGTCCTGAAAAACGGCTTCTTCGTTGATTCAGATTCGGAAGAACCATTGCAGCGTCCTCAGCACTCGGACATGCCAATACCGTTTACGCTAAGCGAAGTGAACGATCAGTCCGAAGACCCGCATAGCAGTCAGGAAATGCTCAGAAATACGGTCGTCGAGTGTTATCAAGCACCATTCGACCTTGAAAAGCCACCATTAATACGCGCCCACTGGATCTACGAAAAAAGTAAATCCGAACAAGGTATTCTGCTTCTGGTTGCACATCATATCGTGTGCGACGGATGGTCACTTTGGTACCTGATTGAAGAACTCAAACGTCATCTCGGCGGATCGGTGGACAAAGAAGCGAAGCCAGAAGAGGAGTTAACAGCTTATCCGCTTTTTGTCGAGCAACAGCGCCAATATATTGCCAGCCAAAAAGGTACTGATCTGGCTGAATACTGGGCAAACAAAGGGTATGGGAAGCTCGAGCCCCTTAATTTACCGGTAATGCGCTCGAACCGGGGCGCCCCCTCACCCGATGGTAAAGCCTTTCATACCAGTTTACCCGACTTATTGAATAAACAATTAAGAGCACAGGCACAACGCTGTGGGGTCACGCTGTTTTCGCTCATGCTGTCGGCTTACCATGTCCTGCTGCATAAAGTCTGTCGACAGGAACAGGTGCTCGTAGGCACCCCAATTCACGGTCGATTTGACTCTCGATTCCTTGGTACCGTGGGTAATTTCGTCAATCTCGTACCCGTCGAAAGTCGGTTCAGGGCTGAAGCTACAGTGCGGGAATATGTTCAAGCGCAACACGCCGTTACATTGGATAATCTGGATCACGGAGAGTACCCCCTCACACTGATTATTGAACAAAGCGGCGCATTACGAACAGACACCCAAAATACATTTATTCAGACCAGTTTTATCATGCAAAAACCTCCCGGGGATGCAGAACTCATAAAACTGTTCATGGAATCGGAAGAGCATGCACCGGAATTGCTTTGGGGTGATGTCAAACTGAGCCCTTACCTTTTACCCCAACAAATGGGACAGTTTCCACTCGCCATGGAAATCGCAGATTCAGAGACAAACCTGAATCTGTTTCTTAAATACGACAATCACCTTTTCTCGGCATTTCAGATTAGCCAATTGGCTTTTGCTTACGTCGAAATCCTGAATCAGTTCGCCTGTCAACCTGATAAACCTCTCTCCGAGGTGGCTCTACACGCCCCAAAAAGCGAGCTTGATTCTTTCAACCCGAAGAACAAAGTAGCGGTGAATCAGGAACCGGTCAGCCTGGTTTCCCGAATTATCAAACAGGCAGAACGTCACCCCAATAGACCTGCAGTATCAGATGGCCAAACTTCTCTAACCTACTCAGAACTCGTGAGAAAGGCTCACATTATTGCTTCAGAGATACAGACTGCCCTTGAAAATGCTCCCCTGCAAAACCAGAGTCATCTTCAAAACCGGGGGCATCGTATTGGCATATGCGCACGACGCACTACGGATATGATTTGTGGCATGCTGGGTATTCTCTTCAGCGGCAACAGCTATCTGCCACTGGATGCTCTACAACCTGTTCAGCGCCTGAAGTATCAGTTGAATGACTCGGGAGCTCGCCTCCTTATCCTGGACAAACAGCTCGACAGCTACGCGCGTATAAACGAACACCTGGACGAATTTTTTTCTTTAGATCTTAACCACCAGTCAAACCCACTCGATCATTCTCTGGACGGGTACGTCAGCACTGTTGACTATGAAAAGATCGCACCGGATGCGATAGCCTATGTGATCTACACCTCAGGAACTACGGGCAAACCCAAAGGTGTGCCTGTGCAACACAGCCAGGTTATTCACCTCGTCGATGCATTGGCAAAGGAAATCTATTCAACCTTGAACGGCCCACAGCGGGTTGCGCTTATCGCAAACACGGTTTTTGACGCATCAGTACAACAGATATTCTCTTCATTGGTCTACGGTCACCACCTGTTTGTTGTACCCGAAATGGCGAGACAGGATATGCATCAACTCGCTGAGTTCCTGGCACAACACGAGATCACCGTTACGGATTGCACACCCAGTCTGTTGCAACAGCTTATCGCCGTTAAACCGAACTTGAGTTCAGTCGCAGCGCTAATCGTCGGTGGTGAACAGTTTCCGGTTGAACTTGCACAATACGTGCAGTCCAATAATCCGCAGTTGCAAATATTCAATGTTTACGGGCCAACCGAGTGCTGCGTCGACGCCGCACTCGCGGCCCCTGGCTCGGCGGATCTGGAAAAACTTGATCGTACCCGCGCACTCCCCATTGGCCAGCCGCTCGGCCAGACAGAACTGTTTATTGTTGACCCTTGGTATCAGCCTGTCGGGCCCGGAATTCAAGGCGAGATTCTCATTGCTGGTCCCGGCGTATCGGCAGGTTACCTTAACCGCGCTGAGTTATCTGAACGTAACTTCCTTAACCTGCCCAACCTGAGTGATTCAAAAGTGTATCGTACCGGCGACATCGGTTACCGATTAGCCAATGGTGATATTCAACTGATCGGCAGAGAGGATAGCCAGGTTAAAGTCAGAGGCTACAGAATTGAGCTCGGCGAAATCGAGAGTTGTTTGAAACACCATGACAACGTGATGGATTGCGCCGTAATTGTCCGGAAAAGTCTGCAGCAAATCATCGCCTTTGTGGTGCTGAAGAATACCAGCCTACCCGCTCCAGACTTTGTTAAAAGTCAGATCATTGCGGAACTAAAATCTCTCGCGACAGCTGTGCTCACGGACTACATGCAACCGAATCTGATACAAGTTGTTGATCATATCCCGCTGACCAGTAGCGGCAAGCTTGATAACCGGTTACTCGAAAGCTGGTCAGTTGATCAGACGGCTGATGCAGTGCAATCACTCACGCCATTAGAGTCACAAATTGCAAAAATCTGGTGTAGTGCGCTTGGTCTTCAAAGTATTGGCCGACAAGACAACTTTTTTGATCTTGGCGGACACTCTCTGTTGCTCTCTAAAGTCCAACTGGGGATTACCAGAGCCACGGGTAAAGACATTGCCATGGTAGACCTCTTTGCCAACCCGACCCTTGGACAAATGGCCTCGTTACTCAAACAGGAAAATACATCGGAATCCGTGACGCCTGTAAATTCAGTCGAGACCAATAAACGTTCAAGGCCAAACAGATTAAGCGACCGGCGCAATCGGCGGAGACAAACGCCAACCGCGTAA